A genomic region of Candidatus Delongbacteria bacterium contains the following coding sequences:
- a CDS encoding imidazolonepropionase: MSPMPSPQLLLHGLGPVFAPDPAIPYKVDRLDAAALQIEAGRISRWLDDAEAARCLAEARKAHTPTLDARGRMLLPGFVDSHSHPVFFGHRAGEYEQRNAGRSYLEIQQAGGGILASRRSLQGAPVDELTEKVRQRLRHFAVLGTTTLEAKSGYGLSVAHELLSLRLLKDLQTEQEAWRLPRLHPTLLAAHSVPPEFRDDREGWFSQIVNEILPTVVREGLAEAMDAFCEPRVITVPECERLLRAAKDLGLGLHLHADQLESGGGGALAARLGALSADHLENINAEGIRALVQSGTVCGLLPGSTFFLGLDEWAPARTMIREGAVLALATDFNPGSSHIQSMPLILTLATCRLRMSAAEAVWAATAGGARALGQTGQVGCLEPGARADLCLWPFKDLEELPYKAGDNRPDQVLIAGRALIQDLGS, from the coding sequence ATGAGTCCGATGCCTAGCCCACAGCTGCTGCTTCACGGCCTGGGGCCCGTGTTCGCACCGGATCCGGCCATTCCGTACAAGGTCGACCGGCTGGACGCCGCGGCCCTGCAGATCGAGGCCGGCCGGATTTCCCGTTGGCTGGATGACGCCGAGGCCGCCCGCTGTCTGGCGGAGGCCCGGAAGGCGCACACACCCACGCTGGATGCCCGGGGCCGGATGCTGCTGCCCGGTTTTGTCGACAGCCACAGCCATCCGGTGTTCTTCGGCCATCGGGCGGGCGAGTACGAGCAGCGCAACGCGGGCCGCTCCTACCTGGAAATCCAGCAAGCCGGCGGTGGCATTCTCGCCTCCCGGCGCAGTCTGCAGGGGGCGCCCGTCGACGAACTGACCGAGAAGGTACGGCAGCGGCTGAGGCATTTCGCGGTGCTGGGAACCACCACGCTGGAAGCGAAGAGCGGCTACGGGCTGAGTGTGGCACACGAACTGCTTTCGCTGCGTCTGCTGAAGGACCTGCAGACGGAGCAGGAGGCCTGGCGCCTGCCGCGTCTTCATCCCACTCTGCTGGCAGCACACAGCGTGCCTCCCGAGTTCCGCGACGACCGCGAGGGCTGGTTCAGCCAGATCGTGAACGAGATTCTGCCCACGGTGGTGCGCGAGGGTCTGGCCGAAGCCATGGACGCCTTCTGCGAGCCCCGCGTGATCACGGTGCCCGAATGCGAGCGCCTGCTGCGGGCCGCCAAGGATCTGGGGCTGGGCCTGCATCTGCACGCCGACCAGCTGGAATCGGGCGGAGGAGGAGCCCTGGCGGCCCGGCTGGGCGCCCTGAGTGCCGATCATCTTGAAAACATCAATGCCGAGGGCATTCGGGCTCTGGTGCAATCGGGCACGGTCTGCGGGCTGCTTCCCGGATCGACCTTCTTTCTGGGCCTGGATGAGTGGGCGCCCGCGCGCACCATGATCCGTGAAGGAGCCGTGCTGGCCCTTGCCACCGATTTCAATCCCGGCTCGAGTCATATTCAGTCCATGCCCCTGATTCTCACCCTGGCCACCTGCCGGCTCAGGATGAGCGCGGCCGAAGCGGTCTGGGCGGCCACCGCTGGCGGCGCTCGTGCCCTGGGCCAGACCGGTCAGGTTGGCTGTCTCGAACCGGGAGCCCGGGCCGACCTCTGCCTCTGGCCGTTCAAGGATCTCGAGGAACTGCCGTACAAAGCAGGGGACAACCGGCCCGATCAGGTGTTGATCGCCGGTCGTGCATTGATTCAAGACTTGGGTTCTTAA
- a CDS encoding 1-acyl-sn-glycerol-3-phosphate acyltransferase, whose protein sequence is MSAPRQARIVPWIHGPSMALLRAMARGWFRTRVDGQQKLPSGPFVGVMNHSSQMDIPAMALAVPIPVYYFGKRELFAGPLGFWFHAMGGVPVARGQRDTHAFDEALRLLRSGQPFFLAPEGTRHHDGRGSGKVHTGFVRLALLAGCPVLPVAVAGARECLPPGKAFPRRGRLRVRVGDPLHLDPVPVDPEHHEELARQAARVMRIIYDMKQELDLGLSGEGETDASAGVSQ, encoded by the coding sequence GTGAGCGCACCGCGCCAGGCCCGCATCGTCCCCTGGATCCACGGACCCAGCATGGCCCTGCTGCGCGCCATGGCCCGGGGCTGGTTCAGGACGCGCGTGGACGGGCAACAGAAACTGCCTTCCGGTCCATTCGTGGGAGTGATGAACCACAGTTCCCAGATGGACATTCCCGCAATGGCGCTGGCCGTGCCGATTCCCGTGTATTACTTCGGCAAGCGCGAACTGTTTGCAGGCCCACTGGGTTTCTGGTTTCATGCCATGGGTGGAGTACCCGTGGCCCGGGGCCAGCGTGATACGCATGCATTCGACGAGGCCCTGCGCCTGCTGCGCTCGGGCCAGCCTTTTTTTCTGGCGCCCGAAGGTACCCGGCATCACGATGGCCGGGGCAGTGGAAAAGTGCACACAGGGTTCGTGCGACTGGCCCTGCTGGCCGGCTGCCCCGTGCTGCCGGTGGCCGTGGCCGGAGCCCGGGAGTGTCTGCCACCGGGCAAGGCCTTTCCGCGACGGGGCCGCCTGCGCGTGCGCGTGGGAGACCCACTGCACCTGGATCCCGTGCCCGTGGACCCCGAACATCACGAGGAATTGGCGCGTCAGGCCGCCCGTGTGATGCGGATCATCTACGACATGAAGCAGGAACTGGATCTTGGGCTGTCCGGGGAGGGTGAGACCGATGCCAGCGCGGGAGTGAGCCAATGA